One genomic window of Bartonella sp. JB63 includes the following:
- a CDS encoding peptide chain release factor 3 — MEHRVQEIKRRRTFAIIAHPDAGKTTLTEKLLLFGGAIQLAGEVKAKKDRIQTRSDWMNIERDRGISVVTSVMTFEYKNHIFNLLDTPGHEDFADDTYRTLTAVDSAIMVLDGARGIEPRTLKLFEVCRMRDIPIFTFVNKMDREARDPLEILDEIEEKLALDTAPITWPIGIGKNFVGTFDLHHNCFRQQDHEVISQTVSDLHKVANLLPENQQELFIEGVELARSACKKFNIQAFYEGHMTPIYFGSALRNFGVRDLINALVDFGPSPRNQIADQRNIMAIEPKMTGFVFKIQANMDPNHRDRIAFLRVCSGTLERGMKTKLVRTGKSMTLSAPQFFFARSRQIANQVYAGDIVGIPNHGTLRIGDTLTEGEDILFKGVPNFAPEILRSVHLCDPMKAKKLKEALQQMAEEGVVQLFIPYDGSLALIGVIGALQIDVLTERLKVEYSLPVSFESSRFNVCRWISAESKEELQNFLINHRSAIAYDLDSDPVFLAENHFSLNYEAERAPKIKFVAFKDYQVRSKHKEL; from the coding sequence TTATTATTTGGTGGTGCTATTCAGTTGGCTGGTGAGGTGAAAGCAAAAAAAGATCGTATTCAAACCCGTTCTGATTGGATGAATATTGAGCGTGACCGTGGTATTTCAGTTGTCACATCCGTAATGACATTTGAATATAAAAATCATATTTTTAATTTATTAGATACCCCAGGTCATGAGGATTTTGCAGATGATACATATCGCACTCTAACAGCTGTTGATAGTGCTATTATGGTACTAGATGGGGCGCGCGGAATTGAACCTAGAACACTCAAATTGTTTGAAGTATGCCGAATGCGAGATATCCCTATTTTTACTTTTGTTAACAAAATGGACCGTGAAGCACGTGATCCCTTAGAAATTTTAGATGAAATTGAAGAAAAGCTTGCACTTGATACTGCTCCAATTACTTGGCCCATTGGTATAGGAAAGAATTTTGTTGGTACTTTTGATCTTCATCATAATTGTTTTCGCCAACAAGATCATGAGGTAATTTCACAAACGGTTTCTGATCTTCATAAAGTTGCAAACTTGCTTCCTGAAAATCAGCAAGAACTCTTTATTGAAGGAGTAGAGCTTGCTCGTAGTGCTTGCAAAAAATTTAATATTCAAGCTTTCTATGAAGGACATATGACACCCATTTATTTCGGCTCAGCTTTAAGAAATTTTGGTGTTCGTGATTTGATTAACGCATTGGTTGATTTTGGTCCAAGTCCTCGTAATCAGATAGCAGATCAACGGAATATAATGGCTATTGAACCAAAGATGACAGGTTTTGTCTTTAAAATTCAAGCTAATATGGATCCCAATCACCGTGATCGTATTGCATTTTTGCGGGTGTGTTCGGGAACACTTGAGAGAGGTATGAAAACTAAGTTAGTACGAACAGGAAAATCAATGACACTCTCGGCTCCGCAATTTTTCTTTGCTCGTTCACGTCAAATTGCTAATCAAGTATATGCTGGTGATATAGTAGGTATCCCTAACCATGGAACTTTGCGTATTGGGGATACTTTGACCGAAGGAGAAGATATTCTCTTTAAAGGTGTGCCAAATTTTGCACCAGAAATTTTACGTAGCGTTCATTTATGCGATCCTATGAAAGCAAAGAAACTAAAAGAAGCCTTGCAACAAATGGCTGAAGAGGGAGTAGTACAATTATTTATCCCTTATGATGGTTCACTTGCTCTTATTGGTGTAATTGGTGCTTTGCAAATTGATGTTTTAACAGAGCGGCTTAAAGTAGAATATTCTCTACCCGTGAGCTTTGAATCATCGCGTTTTAACGTATGTCGTTGGATTTCTGCAGAAAGTAAAGAAGAGCTTCAAAATTTTCTTATTAATCATCGATCAGCTATTGCGTATGATTTAGATAGCGATCCAGTTTTTTTAGCAGAAAATCATTTTTCGTTAAATTATGAAGCAGAAAGAGCACCAAAAATAAAATTTGTAGCTTTTAAAGATTACCAGGTACGATCTAAGCATAAGGAGCTTTGA